One genomic segment of Primulina tabacum isolate GXHZ01 chromosome 9, ASM2559414v2, whole genome shotgun sequence includes these proteins:
- the LOC142556860 gene encoding uncharacterized protein At2g29880-like has product MGDSREKYNVWTIEESNELLKIMVDAATRGWRDKNGVFSKKTVEKKILPALNDKIGCSKTITQYQSRLKWFKGRYSSYYKLMRHNSGFGWDPETKKFTANDEVWEDYFKSHPKHEHYRTDTFEDYEDLRIVVGTGTATGKHSIGVGDDTDARKFEIEENRGTSLIDDYVFDHNIVEYFVQSDGQESSYQPPFFEDSISPLPSQPISSEVPATTRKRDRTEFEAKSNTFKSIDPNAMHEFSHSLEKVVSMIESIGNAGDTCWDAIKEVPNLDNRTRYKVLDLLNTRSKKMDFLKMTIEERSGWIDYKLNE; this is encoded by the exons ATGGGAGATTCACGAGAAAAATATAATGTGTGGACGATTGAAGAGAGCAATGAATTGCTAAAAATTATGGTTGATGCTGCCACGAGAGGATGGCGTGATAAGAATGGAGTATTTAGCAAAAAAACTGTAGAAAAGAAAATACTTCCCGCTCTGAACGACAAGATTGGGTGTTCAAAAACTATTACACAATATCAAAGTCGTCTAAAGTGGTTCAAAGGAAGATACAGCAGTTATTATAAGCTTATGCGTCATAACTCTGGTTTTGGATGGGATCCTGAGACAAAGAAATTCACGGCTAATGACGAAGTATGGGAAGATTATTTTAAG TCTCACCCTAAACATGAACACTATCGGACAGACACTTTTGAGGATTATGAAGACCTGAGAATTGTGGTTGGGACTGGAACTGCTACAGGAAAACACTCAATTGGAGTAGGAGATGACACTGATGCAAGAAAATTTGAGATAGAAGAAAATAGGGGAACTAGTTTAATAGACGATTATGTGTTTGATCACAACATTGTTGAATATTTCGTGCAAAGCGACGGACAAGAATCTTCGTATCAACCTCCATTTTTCGAGGACTCTATTTCACCATTACCCTCTCAGCCCATAAGTTCAGAGGTTCCAGCAACAACTAGGAAACGGGATAGGACCGAGTTTGAAGCAAAATCAAACACATTCAAAAGTATTGACCCAAATGCTATGCATGAGTTCTCCCATAGTCTTGAGAAGGTGGTTTCTATGATAGAATCAATAGGGAATGCAGGTGACACTTGTTGGGATGCTATCAAGGAGGTCCCAAATTTGGATAATCGTACTCGATATAAGGTGCTTGATTTACTCAATACCAGATCAAAAAAGATGGATTTCTTGAAAATGACCATTGAAGAGCGTTCGGGATGGATAGATTATAAATTGAATGAATGA
- the LOC142556517 gene encoding uncharacterized protein At2g29880-like yields MRHNSGFGWDPETKKFTANDEVWEDYFKSHPKHEHYRTDTFEDYEDLRIVVGTGTATGKHSIGVGDDTDARKFEIEENRGTSLIDDYVFDHNIVEYFVQSDGQESSYQPPFFEDSISPLPSQPISSEVPATTRKRDRTEFEAKSNTFKSIDPNAMHEFSHSLEKVVSMIESIGNAGDTCWDAIKEVPNLDNRTRYKVLDLLNTRSKKMDFLKMTIEERSGWIDYKLNE; encoded by the exons ATGCGTCATAACTCTGGTTTTGGATGGGATCCTGAGACAAAGAAATTCACGGCTAATGACGAAGTATGGGAAGATTATTTTAAG TCTCACCCTAAACATGAACACTATCGGACAGACACTTTTGAGGATTATGAAGACCTGAGAATTGTGGTTGGGACTGGAACTGCTACAGGAAAACACTCAATTGGAGTAGGAGATGACACTGATGCAAGAAAATTTGAGATAGAAGAAAATAGGGGAACTAGTTTAATAGACGATTATGTGTTTGATCACAACATTGTTGAATATTTCGTGCAAAGCGACGGACAAGAATCTTCGTATCAACCTCCATTTTTCGAGGACTCTATTTCACCATTACCCTCTCAGCCCATAAGTTCAGAGGTTCCAGCAACAACTAGGAAACGGGATAGGACCGAGTTTGAAGCAAAATCAAACACATTCAAAAGTATTGACCCAAATGCTATGCATGAGTTCTCCCATAGTCTTGAGAAGGTGGTTTCTATGATAGAATCAATAGGGAATGCAGGTGACACTTGTTGGGATGCTATCAAGGAGGTCCCAAATTTGGATAATCGTACTCGATATAAGGTGCTTGATTTACTCAATACCAGATCAAAAAAGATGGATTTCTTGAAAATGACCATTGAAGAGCGTTCGGGATGGATAGATTATAAATTGAATGAATGA